From the genome of Poecilia reticulata strain Guanapo linkage group LG22, Guppy_female_1.0+MT, whole genome shotgun sequence:
CCGTGATGATATTTATTAGTTTATGCTGCCCTTGGCAGTTCTTGAGGCGTTCTCCTGATTCTGTCCTCggtgcataaataaataatattcttGCACCGAGTATTATTTATTCGAAACATACCAAGCTAGCACTGAACGTTCAGGCGAAATCTCCTGAGCGTTGCCTTGACGACGTTCGCCGGACTCCATTAAACGTTCATCTTACGTTGGCTAGACTTTCACTGAACGTTTGCGGACATCATCCACTTGACGTCAAAATGATatatgacaaaacaaacaaacaaaaaacccaggAAAATTTTATTCTACTATACTTGAGGAATTTTCAGTTAaactttaattagaaaaatgtaactGGTGCAGAGCATCAATAATATTGATTAGAACATCTAATTTaatctttctaaataaagtCAGACAGACAAAAGTTATGTGGAAAGCTTAgtattgtaaaaactaaaatatttaagaatttaataattacaaaacaggaaatcaggaagaactttttattttgttgtcaaCAACCCGTGGTTTTCATGATGcaagtaaaagtaaacaaaactttatattacctttacaaaaatattctcaaTATATCTAACTTGTCTTGCTTTATCTCTTCTTCTAGACGGTAACCTTTCAGGGAGTCCAAGCAGTTCGCATTTTTGAGAAGGCCTAAAGTTTAAGGAAGGAGGACATCATTTATCCCAGCACAGTAAACCATCAGCAAGAGCTTCTACTTTTTacctgaaattaaaaatatgtagatttttctttctttcttttatatttcaaacaatGGTTTGCACTTGACTTCTTTTCATTACATAAACACATAATTTTGTAGTCATGGGGATGTATGATAACCTTGAGTAAGAACAGCACAGTATCgctgcattaaaaataatagacTGGAACAACAGCAGGTGGGGCGATATAGTGCCACactctggaaaacaaaagacTGGTCCCAGAATTATAATTTCTGATATATAACTTTCTATATCATGATCCTCGAGACATTCCCTTTCCCATTATTTTGTGAGATCCTCTGTAAGATACATGGATAATGATCAAGGGCCTAAACTGTTTCTGACTCATGTATTAAAAgtggaaatgtgaaataaattgctAAATTAAACTTTCCTAATCTTTCAGACCCTCTATGAGCTCCGTAAAACTTCTCAGTGAACATTGCTCCCCTTTTATCTCCATTCCTTCACTGggttaaccttttttttttttttttgcaactctGCATGCAGCCGTTATGTTTGCTGTTGTCATCCGCacttttgtccagctgcagataCCCTTAAGACAAGCTAGAACGTTTCACACTCCTTAAGTacgcacattttattttgcatttgacTGAAGCTAAGCTACAGCTTAAACTCCTGTTATCAGCGTGCCATTCTTCACATCGAAACTCCCGGCCACTCCTCGATTAATTGGTCGCACAGAGTGATTCATGCAAAAACAGTGGGAGGGATTCGGTGccatctggatttatactggAAAGCTTTTCAGCATGAAGACGGATGAATTTGTGAAGCTAAGCCGCGGTCTCTGCTCCTCTTATCAGTGCGCCGTTCTTCACGTCTGAACTCCCGGTCACTTCTCAGTTAATCAGTCGCACAAAAATGATTCAGGTGAACCCAGGCGAAGGGATTTGACATAATCAGTCATTTATAACTTGATAATTGTAAAAAGCTTTTGCACAAATATTTCAGCTTCTTAATAGTTGCAGCCCAAGTTTTACAGTCTTTaattaaagtgcaaaaaagGGGGCTTATCTTCTTTGTAACAGAGATAATATTTGGATGTACGTAGAGCACTCTTTATAGAATGACAAACGTTTCCTCTTTGTGAGGAATCTGTCTCGCTGGTGTAAACTGACCTGCTTTAACCCCAGTCTCGCTTCGTATGGGAGTATGCTCACCTAACATTTGTTAGTTGTAGCTGGATCTCAACTCTCAACCTTTAAAAGTTTGCATTAACAGTAAGAGTGATAAGATAAAAGCAGTAGCCAGTTATTACCTGAATGTTGATACTGAGATGGTAATTGTCAAAGTATAAAGAGGTCAGGTTCTGACATGCTGACACTATTGAAGTGCCTCCAATTGAGgcttaagaggaaaaaaaaaacaaagaacacatCACACACGTAGCATTATTTCGCTgacaagttgtttttattgacaaaaatacTGAGGGCCTGACAAATTTATACATAATACAAGTTTACAGCAGGGAAATGCAATTCAGGTGGTAATGGTTccagttaaaataaacatttttgtttcattttttaaactatttacatCAAGATTCTTGTCGTCTCTGAGCAActtgaaaaaaactttcaagTTGCTCATCAGAAACACGagtttctgatttaaaattacGTCAGTGCTTCACGTGTTTCTACTATATATTAGGTTTTGATTCGAAGGAAGTCGTCATGTAGTCTCAACATTTGGGAgcataaaacacacacgcaaCATGCACAGGCTATTAAAAGACAGCCAAAGATGCCATCAAATCAATGAGATCATTACATTAACTAAGTATTGCACATTCCTCCTACAGGTATGCAACGACAGGACAGCTCACTCTTACACACCAACCACAACATTTTTGGTGGGTATTTATAAACATCACTGTAATATACAGCCTTTACAGTTTAAGTTACTGGAGAGCTGCGACGTGTGCCCCGTCGTAGAGCTTGTTCCTGCAATTTCCTCCGAAGCTGTAAGGAGTTTGACATTCGACTCAGGACTGGTGCTTTAAATCAGAGCACTCCTCCTGTCTTCTGTGCAGCATATGGtgcaaaaaacagcaaatgaacCATATGCAGCTGGCGAAGCTCACTCCGTGAGCATCTGAGGATTTCTGTGTTGCCAGGTTTAAATTGGACCACGGCTCAGAAAACGCTTAAAAGTTTCTGCGTGGAATCCACCACGCAGTCAGTAATATTGCTTGTCGGGAGCAACGGATAAGCAAATCGGTTGCTATTGCATGATCGATGTCGTGTTTAGCTCTCAGTGAACATCTCGACACCAGGATGTTTAGATGTTACCTGGGCAGAAGAACCTGCTTACCTCAAATATATCAGGTACAGCTGGTAACGACGTCACGTGTTTGGTCAGTCAAGGAATTACGGAGACCGGATGGTAAAAACCATCTCAAAATAAACTTGGACTCAAACCAGAGTTCAAGAAAAGCAGCACCAACTTTTAAACAAGCACTTGGTGCAGAtgatttcattaaataagacTTCATCACAGGTATCATCCTGCAGTGAGTCTGGGAGCTTTCAGATACAGAGCAGGGTCATTCCATCCCATAGTTTACatgcaaaaattaaaagaaaaattctgcTACGTGGAGatacattttttcctttaagaGAACAAAATTCTTTAAATGAGTGAGATTATAAGAATGTGTtatatttgaaaagcaaactaaatataCTGTATGCACAGACTATTTTGCAAAAGTCTTGGTTGTTCAAGTTAAAATGTAACTGGAGTGCAGAAATTGGAAATGAATCAAAAGGAATGACGCTGTCTTCGTGTATTCAAAACGAGAGCTCAACCAGACCCGGAAGCAAAACGATAAAAACAGTCCGTCGCATTTCACCCGCTCTGTGTCGCTTGTTGGACACAGTGAACGGGTGCCGCCATGTTTCTGCAGCTCGGAGTGTGACAGGACTTTGTCGTTATGAGTAAGGCCGCCTCAGATTAGATGCACACTGGGAGTTAAATGTGTAGAGGTGAGAAGGCATAAAATGGAAACTGAGCCTCGTCCTCGTCCAGGAAGAAACACTGGAAGTACGGCAGCTCGTCTGGAGAGAAACATACCAgccagttttctttatttcctttttttaattatttttcaatttaaaccgttgtgtatattttattcagtaaGAGGGAATTTGTGCTTACCATCCATGGGAAAGCTGTCCAAAAGTTGTTCTGTCAACAAGACGGCATATTGTTAACTCAAACTCGAATTATAATACCAGAAGTTACAGAAACTATTCAGTACCTTCAACCTTCTCGTCTCTGGCAGCCTTCTCCGCAGGTTTTTCTGCAACAACAGTTTTCTACATAAGTAAATGAAGCCACACTGATGTGAACTCCAGAAGAATATCGGTTAAAATTTGTACCTTTCTTTGCTGGCTCCtgtttctctttaagaactctGTCTTctgcaaatgaaaacatattcaaCTCATAATTGTTTACAAGTATTGCAGAATTATTTCATGTAAAGTATTTCAGTATCATCTTTTTCTTTGAATAAGCATCTCGCCTATTTTAGTAAAAGAGCGTTGGCAACAACAATGTTTTTCAATCTTTACCTTTAACTTTATCTTTTACCGTCTCCTTCAGGACAGTTTTCTCTGGAAAATAAGAGCAAGGCAAACAATGTTTGCATCAATGTTTTAGATTGAAGGCTTTTTGTATAATAAGAGCTCAAAAATCTTGAAATTATAAAGCATAATCAGTAATTCCATCTTTCTCCAAAAGCTCTTCTTTGAAGCGTAACTTcttgcttttaacaaaaatccTCCCAAATAAGTATTTAGATGGATTTATGCCTTCgttcacattaaaaatgtttattatttcagcatcaaattatttcaTGACTAAAATCTAGGTAGCAAACtctgtaataaaaacacagtttttagTAGAGTCTCTATCGTAATGTGTGGCAGTAAATCATCTACAACTACTTTCACTACaattttactaaattaaatagaaatgatGCAACAAACAAACCACTGCATCTCCCTACCTTTCTTCTTTTCAGCAGGTGCTGGTTTTGCCTTAATAACAGCTGCTGAAGCACAGATTAATTAATACACAGGAATAAAAATCATAAGTCAAAACTGTCatctaaaaatggaaagaacattcatgttgatgtaataaatatttcttaaaattaacgAGATATTAGtataacacaaacacaaacatgttttgagatgaattaaaaagagaaaaccgTGGATAACTTGAAAGACTCAAACCTTTTTTGTGAGTGATGGGTTCAATCTTCTTCTCCTTAAGAACCTCAGCAactgaagcaaataaaacatatttcagacCAGTTTTCTGAcgcaagaaaagaaacactgggatgtaaaaaaaatacttctattaTAAAACTAACTACAGCTTCAGCCACTGCATTAccttttttgacttttgaaggcTTGGTTGTTTCTTTTGGAACCTCAggaactgcaacaaaaacaaggacTTTACTTCCTGGTTTGGATTTATTGAAACTTTCAGCAACTGTTCTCTCCTGACAGGCTTCTCaatctttgattttctttagtTCAGTCCTTCTTTAATGATTTTACTTCATTGTGTTTACTTCTGGTGTTGAATTATTCTTAGTTACTATAGTTTAATAGTGTGccctgtgtttatttttggtttactgTCAGATTCACTTCCTAGTCCCCTGTGTACGCTCCCTCGCCCCctgccactttctctctctcccctcacacctgtgGTCAAGCTAGTCAGCCCTGGTCCATCGTTCCAGTATTTACTCTCTCAGTTCCCATAACCCTTTCTCCTCTCACTTCTTGCTGGTTCTTCCTGTTCCATgccattgttttccttttaggatttatgttttttgttcttctctggCTCCCTTGGTTTCCTTTGATAGCTGTaagttttttgttcttcttttttttcattatatcaCCAAAATCTACCATACGCCTCCACCTGCCGCATTTGGGCCCATCAACACAACCTATATGACAAGAATAACTGCAAAGACGCACCTTTTCGTAGTGGCACTGCCTTTACTTTCGTCTTTGTTAAGGAGACATTTTTGTCTGGGATTTCGAGCTCtttcagagacaaaaaaaaggctattaaaactgaaaactactTTAGCAGCTCATCTAAATGTGAATGTGGTGATTGTGACTCTTACTTTTCACAACTGCCACCTTTTTGGTCTTGATTGGAGTGGCTTCTGTGAAAAAACATTGTGATTTCAGCAATTTCTGCAAGTTTCTTAAAAATCTATGCATGGATTAcataaaacaggacaaaataatagaaaaaaacttgCTTAAAATTTAGCCTTTTCAGCACCTCTGTattttacttgcatttttatATGAAGAGCTTTTtgtgaattgtattttttataaaacacacagtAAATATGTATACACAAATGTTGCACATTGCCTCACCaggttttgtcacattaagaTGTTGCTTCCTGAGGACAGTTGGAAACTCCCGTTTGATTGTTCTTTTGGGCTTAATATCTAGAACAAAGAGGTAAATGGCCAATTATATCATCGCTTGGAAGAAAAAATGCAGCTCTCGCCCTATTTCCTCATTCCCATATTTCTTATTTCCTATGTTTCTTGGCTTTTTGTCTCTCAGTTCAGTTCTTcatctttctgaaatgttcaaTCCTGTTGTACTTCATTTCCTTTTCACCAACTTATGAAGCTTGTGTAGACCTTAGAGACATTTAGAAATCTGATTTGTCCATACATATCACTCTGACACCACTGATGATGATCATTAAAATGCTAAACCATATCCTAGCAGAGTGTATATGACCATGAAGAGGGTTTGACAAAATCCTTGAAACTgggttcctgaaacacttgaaagctaAATTGGTTAGGATTAGTTTATTGGAAATTTGGTTTTGTTCTTACCTTCTTTAGGTTTCTTTACTCCTATTTTTTCGGTTTGgtgtttctgttcagattttCCTTCTTCTGAAAGTTTCTTTTCCTTGATCTTATCCTTGACAGGTTTCTCAAAACCTAGTTTTCCTTTGGGAGGTTTCTTGacctttatttcttctttgacAGGTTTCTTTTCTTTGGGCAGTTTCtccacttttatttcttttttgactggtttcttttcttccatttcttgaTGTGGTTTCTCgacctttatttcttttacaagtttcttttcttttggaggtttctcaaactttatttcttcttttggaGGTTTCTCaacctttatttct
Proteins encoded in this window:
- the LOC103458740 gene encoding neurofilament heavy polypeptide-like isoform X1; this translates as MEEKKPVKKEIKVEKLPKEKKPVKEEIKVKKPPKGKLGFEKPVKDKIKEKKLSEEGKSEQKHQTEKIGVKKPKEDIKPKRTIKREFPTVLRKQHLNVTKPEATPIKTKKVAVVKKLEIPDKNVSLTKTKVKAVPLRKVPEVPKETTKPSKVKKVAEVLKEKKIEPITHKKAAVIKAKPAPAEKKKEKTVLKETVKDKVKEDRVLKEKQEPAKKEKPAEKAARDEKVEEQLLDSFPMDENWLVCFSPDELPYFQCFFLDEDEAQFPFYAFSPLHI
- the LOC103458740 gene encoding neurofilament heavy polypeptide-like isoform X4 — its product is MEEKKPVKKEIKVEKLPKEKKPVKEEIKVKKPPKGKLGFEKPVKDKIKEKKLSEEGKSEQKHQTEKIGVKKPKEDIKPKRTIKREFPTVLRKQHLNVTKPEATPIKTKKVAVVKIPEVPKETTKPSKVKKVAEVLKEKKIEPITHKKAAVIKAKPAPAEKKKEKTVLKETVKDKVKEDRVLKEKQEPAKKEKPAEKAARDEKVEEQLLDSFPMDENWLVCFSPDELPYFQCFFLDEDEAQFPFYAFSPLHI
- the LOC103458740 gene encoding neurofilament heavy polypeptide-like isoform X2, with translation MEEKKPVKKEIKVEKLPKEKKPVKEEIKVKKPPKGKLGFEKPVKDKIKEKKLSEEGKSEQKHQTEKIGVKKPKEDIKPKRTIKREFPTVLRKQHLNVTKPEATPIKTKKVAVVKKLEIPDKNVSLTKTKVKAVPLRKVPEVPKETTKPSKVKKVAEVLKEKKIEPITHKKAVIKAKPAPAEKKKEKTVLKETVKDKVKEDRVLKEKQEPAKKEKPAEKAARDEKVEEQLLDSFPMDENWLVCFSPDELPYFQCFFLDEDEAQFPFYAFSPLHI
- the LOC103458740 gene encoding neurofilament heavy polypeptide-like isoform X3, with translation MEEKKPVKKEIKVEKLPKEKKPVKEEIKVKKPPKGKLGFEKPVKDKIKEKKLSEEGKSEQKHQTEKIGVKKPKEDIKPKRTIKREFPTVLRKQHLNVTKPEATPIKTKKVAVVKKLEIPDKNVSLTKTKVKAVPLRKVPEVPKETTKPSKVKKVAEVLKEKKIEPITHKKAAVIKAKPAPAEKKKEKTVLKETVKDKVKEDRVLKEKQEPAKKEKPAEKAARDEKVEEQLLDSFPMDDELPYFQCFFLDEDEAQFPFYAFSPLHI